A single Nitrosospira multiformis ATCC 25196 DNA region contains:
- a CDS encoding CorA family divalent cation transporter yields the protein MIRSVVKDNHSLCIIHGLPRREGDEHVVWLEINAPTPEDIVCLKQRFGIDTTRQAGSVFDDGTFMYMRAKLLRLGSNGTPSFGDVTFMLGEQLVAILCQDPDFHPFDTALQRMNRRPSHGRNPKSVLRLLLQVANDSADTVIDRLADELERSAEEISEISDGYNAQGRELGVPDLIETMQDLNEREDIISRCLEAQLSLARTVRYLSGEIDNVTEAELQVLTTELAEDVAGVKEHAYFEHEKVRYLQNAVTNILNIKQNQIVKVFTIITAVFLPPTLVGTFYGMNFAVMPELAWEYGFIYSMGLTVSAALLPLIYIKRKGWLR from the coding sequence ATGATTCGCAGTGTTGTGAAGGATAATCACTCACTCTGCATCATTCACGGCCTGCCGCGGCGGGAGGGCGATGAGCATGTTGTCTGGCTGGAGATCAATGCGCCGACGCCCGAGGACATTGTGTGTCTGAAGCAGCGCTTCGGCATCGACACCACACGACAGGCAGGCAGCGTTTTCGATGATGGAACCTTCATGTACATGCGCGCCAAACTCCTCCGTCTGGGCAGCAACGGGACGCCGAGCTTTGGTGATGTAACTTTCATGCTGGGCGAGCAACTGGTTGCGATTCTCTGCCAGGACCCCGATTTTCACCCGTTCGATACAGCATTGCAGCGCATGAATCGCAGGCCGAGTCATGGCCGGAATCCGAAATCGGTACTTCGATTATTGTTGCAGGTAGCTAATGACAGCGCGGATACAGTAATAGATCGTCTCGCGGATGAACTGGAGCGAAGCGCAGAAGAGATTTCCGAAATATCGGATGGATACAACGCGCAGGGCAGGGAACTGGGGGTGCCCGATCTGATCGAAACCATGCAAGACCTGAATGAAAGGGAAGACATTATTTCGCGCTGCCTGGAAGCCCAGTTGTCGCTGGCGCGCACCGTGCGTTACTTGAGTGGCGAAATCGATAACGTGACCGAGGCAGAACTCCAGGTATTGACTACGGAGCTGGCCGAAGACGTGGCTGGCGTAAAGGAACATGCCTACTTCGAGCACGAGAAGGTGCGGTATCTGCAGAATGCAGTCACGAATATTCTCAACATCAAACAAAACCAGATCGTCAAGGTCTTCACCATCATCACCGCGGTCTTCCTGCCGCCTACGCTGGTGGGCACCTTTTACGGCATGAACTTTGCTGTAATGCCGGAACTCGCGTGGGAATACGGGTTCATCTATTCAATGGGCCTGACGGTATCGGCTGCACTGCTGCCACTTATATACATAAAACGCAAGGGATGGCTGCGGTGA
- a CDS encoding TMEM165/GDT1 family protein — MEAFLVSAGVVALAEIGDKTQLLAFILAAKFRQPVPIVLGILVATLLNHAFAAAIGSWILTQLGPGTLNWILGLLFIGMAIWTLIPDQFDETQSGTGGDSAGVFSATLLAFFLAEMGDKTQVATAALAAQYRMFSAVVAGTTLGMMIANVPAVYLGERLANRIPPRLVRGIAAAVFALIGITVLLEASKNLAL; from the coding sequence GTGGAAGCTTTCCTTGTTTCGGCTGGCGTTGTCGCACTCGCAGAGATTGGCGACAAAACACAGCTTCTCGCCTTTATTCTCGCGGCAAAATTTCGCCAGCCGGTTCCCATCGTGCTCGGTATACTCGTCGCTACCCTGTTGAACCATGCCTTCGCTGCCGCAATCGGTTCGTGGATCCTCACGCAACTTGGGCCCGGCACCCTGAACTGGATACTGGGCCTGCTATTTATCGGTATGGCGATCTGGACGCTCATTCCCGATCAGTTCGATGAAACGCAGTCCGGAACCGGGGGCGATAGCGCCGGTGTTTTCAGCGCGACACTCCTGGCTTTTTTCCTTGCGGAAATGGGCGACAAGACGCAAGTTGCGACTGCGGCACTGGCAGCGCAGTATCGGATGTTTTCCGCGGTGGTTGCAGGGACTACGCTCGGGATGATGATCGCGAACGTTCCGGCAGTCTATCTGGGCGAACGCCTGGCAAACCGGATTCCGCCGCGCCTCGTGCGTGGAATTGCAGCAGCCGTGTTTGCCCTTATCGGTATCACAGTCCTGCTTGAAGCGAGCAAAAATCTGGCGCTTTGA
- a CDS encoding DUF167 domain-containing protein, translating to MTITSSNGWYRSDDTGKRLILTLHIQPGARRTEVVGSHGDALKIKLAAPPVEGAANVALLAFLAGVFGVPQRQVILRQGARSRRKIVEIDGTACGADTLLKQTAS from the coding sequence GTGACAATCACTTCAAGCAACGGGTGGTATCGCAGCGATGATACCGGGAAACGCCTGATTCTCACTCTGCACATACAGCCGGGTGCAAGGCGTACTGAAGTGGTCGGCTCGCACGGCGATGCCCTGAAAATCAAACTTGCCGCCCCACCGGTAGAAGGTGCAGCGAATGTTGCTTTGCTCGCATTTCTCGCTGGGGTTTTTGGAGTGCCTCAGCGTCAGGTAATACTCAGGCAAGGAGCCAGATCGCGACGCAAGATCGTTGAAATCGATGGCACGGCCTGTGGAGCCGATACGTTATTGAAGCAAACCGCCAGTTGA
- a CDS encoding YggT family protein — MISQMLIFLLDTLLGLFSLALLLRFYMQLVRAPYGNPLSSFLIAITDFLVKPARRVIPGYRGMDLSTLLLAWIAQVMLLGSVLMLKGYSLSFSSGSTIGGVAGGLALLGLVEIIKTTLYIIMVAVIIQAVLSWVNPYNSLAPLLDSFTRPFLGVIRERIPPIGNIDLSPLFVLIVIQLLLFVTAGMEREISRLF; from the coding sequence ATGATCAGTCAAATGCTCATATTCCTGCTCGATACCCTGCTGGGATTGTTTTCCCTGGCGCTGCTGCTGCGCTTTTATATGCAACTGGTGCGCGCGCCGTATGGAAATCCGCTCTCGTCATTTCTGATTGCAATAACCGATTTTCTGGTCAAGCCCGCAAGGCGCGTCATTCCCGGGTATCGCGGCATGGATCTTTCAACGCTTCTGCTGGCATGGATTGCTCAAGTCATGTTGCTGGGGAGCGTGTTAATGCTGAAGGGTTACAGCCTCAGTTTCAGCTCCGGCTCCACGATCGGCGGTGTCGCAGGCGGACTGGCGCTCCTGGGGTTGGTGGAAATCATCAAGACGACGCTTTACATCATCATGGTGGCGGTCATCATCCAGGCTGTGCTTTCGTGGGTCAATCCCTACAATTCGCTGGCTCCGCTGCTCGACAGCTTTACTCGGCCGTTTCTAGGCGTGATCCGCGAGCGCATTCCTCCCATCGGAAATATCGATCTCTCACCGTTGTTCGTACTGATCGTCATTCAGTTGCTTCTTTTTGTAACGGCGGGAATGGAGCGGGAAATCAGCCGCTTGTTCTGA
- the proC gene encoding pyrroline-5-carboxylate reductase: MNITFIGGGNMACALIGGLLQQDYSPAQIRVVEINAETRERLRHEFGVGTVAELARGMIEEREIIVLAVKPQQLSIVARALAPLLERNLVISIAAGIRANALSQWLGGYLRIVRAMPNTPALIGSAVTGLYAMAGVNDEEKREAETILRAVGTVLWVESEELLDAVTATSGSGPAYVFYFIEAMQKAGQELGLDADQARKLSIETFLGAARLANESMDEASVLRARVTSPGGTTERAIRSLENDDVKIGIIRAIRTAYQRSREMGDELGRT; the protein is encoded by the coding sequence ATGAATATTACATTCATTGGTGGCGGCAACATGGCTTGCGCTTTGATCGGCGGGCTGCTGCAACAGGATTATTCACCGGCGCAGATACGGGTAGTGGAGATCAACGCTGAAACACGCGAGAGACTCCGGCATGAATTTGGCGTGGGGACGGTCGCGGAACTTGCGCGGGGCATGATCGAAGAGAGGGAGATAATCGTGCTCGCCGTAAAGCCGCAGCAGCTCTCCATCGTGGCACGCGCGCTCGCGCCGCTGCTCGAGCGGAACCTTGTCATCTCGATTGCCGCCGGTATCCGGGCAAATGCTCTTTCACAATGGCTCGGCGGCTATCTTCGCATCGTGCGCGCCATGCCCAATACGCCCGCGCTGATTGGCTCCGCGGTTACAGGGCTCTATGCCATGGCAGGCGTGAACGATGAGGAAAAACGTGAGGCGGAAACCATACTCCGCGCGGTCGGCACTGTGCTATGGGTTGAAAGCGAAGAACTGCTGGATGCAGTGACTGCCACCTCGGGCAGTGGTCCTGCTTATGTATTCTACTTCATCGAAGCCATGCAGAAGGCAGGACAGGAACTGGGGCTGGATGCGGACCAGGCGCGCAAACTGAGCATTGAAACCTTTCTTGGAGCCGCCAGGCTCGCGAACGAGAGCATGGATGAGGCGAGTGTCCTGCGCGCGCGGGTCACATCGCCCGGCGGCACGACGGAACGCGCGATAAGGTCGCTGGAAAATGACGATGTCAAAATCGGAATCATCCGGGCAATCCGTACCGCATATCAGCGGTCACGCGAGATGGGCGACGAACTCGGCCGTACATGA
- the mutM gene encoding bifunctional DNA-formamidopyrimidine glycosylase/DNA-(apurinic or apyrimidinic site) lyase gives MPELPEVEVVRRGIASGLEGRKIAGLTVRNPNLRWPVPELERTLCGLEIRTVTRRGKYLLLDCGAGTLILHLGMSGSLRLLALAANIAPQKHDHIDLLLDKGMVLRFRDPRRFGAVLWTTGNATDHPLLSHLGPEPLTEAFDGKLLYSKTRNRSASIKEVLMNSRIVVGVGNIYANEALFLAGIDPANAAGRIGARRCAGLAQAIKETLGRAIEAGGSSLRDFVGSDGNPGYFQQQYWVYSRTGQPCRKCGTNIEQIRQGQRSSFYCPRCQK, from the coding sequence TTGCCTGAACTGCCTGAAGTCGAAGTTGTCCGTCGCGGCATCGCCTCTGGACTCGAGGGACGCAAGATCGCCGGCTTGACGGTACGAAACCCGAATCTACGCTGGCCGGTGCCGGAACTTGAGCGAACGCTTTGCGGCCTGGAAATCAGAACGGTAACGCGTCGCGGAAAATACCTCTTGCTCGACTGCGGTGCTGGCACGCTGATCCTGCATCTCGGCATGTCCGGCAGCTTGAGATTGCTGGCCCTTGCAGCTAATATCGCTCCACAGAAGCACGATCATATCGATCTGCTCCTGGATAAAGGCATGGTTCTCCGTTTTCGGGATCCCCGTCGTTTTGGGGCTGTGCTGTGGACTACGGGAAATGCCACCGACCACCCCCTGCTGTCTCACTTGGGACCCGAACCCCTTACCGAAGCGTTCGACGGCAAGCTGCTTTATAGCAAAACCCGAAACCGTAGCGCCAGCATTAAAGAGGTATTGATGAACAGCCGCATTGTCGTCGGCGTCGGAAACATTTACGCAAACGAAGCGCTCTTTCTTGCCGGTATTGATCCCGCCAACGCTGCCGGCCGGATTGGAGCGAGAAGATGCGCGGGATTGGCGCAGGCAATCAAGGAAACCCTCGGGCGCGCGATAGAAGCAGGCGGCAGCAGCTTGCGCGATTTCGTTGGCAGCGACGGCAATCCCGGATATTTCCAGCAGCAGTATTGGGTTTATAGCCGGACCGGGCAGCCTTGCCGGAAATGTGGTACAAATATCGAACAGATCAGGCAGGGGCAGCGTTCGAGCTTTTATTGCCCGCGTTGCCAGAAATAA
- a CDS encoding GldG family protein: MHLKRKKLRLRGTQSATFLIILILLVALPGYLAWENRVQWDVTQNKSNSLSPASLEVLKQMEGPLLGSVYISSQDAQLGNVSKIIRDFLTPYQHAKPDFAVTFIDPSEHPDVAREAGVEGNGEMLVEYNGRVERLTTFNEHTLVNLLMRLMRTGSRPVVTLSGHGERRLDGIGNRDLGEFGQQLTAKGFRIQPLNLLTTPEVPAETSLLVIASPQADLSEGEVDRILAYIERGGNLLWLLDQQPLHGLQPLAEKLELTLTPGVVIDPQAGQLKAPVTFSVGATYGEHPITRNFDYLTVFPFARQITINENDAWHSLSLVEAGENGWVETGDLNAGIAFDAMYDVAGPVSIAAVLSRTVNDQEQRVAVIGSGYFLANAYLGYGRNLDFGVNLVNWLAGDEDLIAIQPRTTIDNSLTLKEPALTIIAWGFLIVMPLIFLGSGMTIWWRRKRR; the protein is encoded by the coding sequence ATGCATCTCAAGAGGAAAAAACTGCGCTTGCGCGGGACACAAAGCGCAACGTTTCTGATAATACTCATACTGCTGGTAGCGTTGCCCGGTTATCTAGCCTGGGAGAATCGCGTTCAGTGGGATGTCACCCAAAATAAAAGCAACAGCCTGAGCCCTGCCAGCCTGGAGGTGCTGAAGCAAATGGAAGGCCCCCTGCTGGGGAGTGTCTACATATCCTCTCAGGATGCCCAACTTGGCAATGTATCCAAAATCATCCGTGATTTTCTGACACCTTATCAGCATGCCAAGCCTGATTTCGCTGTCACCTTCATCGACCCCTCCGAGCATCCCGATGTGGCACGAGAGGCAGGTGTCGAGGGCAACGGCGAAATGCTCGTCGAATATAACGGCAGGGTGGAAAGGCTGACTACATTCAATGAGCATACGCTGGTCAACTTGCTGATGCGGCTGATGCGCACCGGCAGCAGGCCCGTGGTCACGCTCAGCGGCCATGGCGAACGCAGGCTGGACGGTATTGGCAATCGCGATCTCGGGGAATTTGGACAGCAATTGACAGCAAAAGGCTTCAGGATTCAACCGCTCAATCTGCTCACCACTCCTGAAGTGCCCGCGGAGACGAGCTTGCTCGTCATTGCTTCGCCTCAGGCGGATCTGTCCGAGGGCGAAGTCGATCGAATACTCGCGTATATCGAGCGCGGGGGCAATCTTTTATGGCTGCTGGACCAGCAACCTTTGCACGGATTGCAGCCACTGGCGGAAAAACTTGAACTGACTCTGACTCCCGGTGTGGTGATCGACCCTCAGGCGGGGCAGTTGAAAGCACCCGTTACTTTTTCTGTAGGAGCAACCTACGGCGAACATCCCATCACCCGCAACTTTGACTATCTCACGGTATTTCCGTTTGCACGCCAGATTACAATCAACGAAAACGATGCATGGCACAGCCTCTCGCTGGTGGAGGCCGGAGAAAACGGATGGGTGGAAACAGGCGATCTGAATGCCGGCATCGCATTCGATGCGATGTATGACGTAGCCGGGCCGGTCAGTATCGCGGCTGTGTTGAGCCGGACCGTCAATGACCAGGAGCAGCGGGTCGCCGTTATCGGAAGCGGTTATTTTCTCGCCAATGCTTACCTCGGCTATGGCAGAAATCTTGATTTTGGCGTCAACCTCGTCAACTGGCTTGCCGGCGATGAAGACCTCATCGCTATCCAGCCACGAACGACCATCGACAACAGCTTGACCTTGAAGGAGCCAGCACTAACGATAATAGCCTGGGGATTCCTCATTGTGATGCCGCTGATTTTCCTTGGGAGCGGGATGACGATATGGTGGCGACGTAAAAGAAGATAA
- a CDS encoding ABC transporter permease — protein MITIIARKELGVLFGSPLAWVILALAQLVFAWFYLANLEGFLQVQPQLVRIAHPPGATEAIAAPLFSIGAVVLLMITPLLTSRLIAEERRNHTLPFLISAPVSMTEIVLGKFLGLMIFLSAIIALIVALAISLLAGGRLDSGLLLSNIAGLWLLSACFVALGLYISCLSTQPAIAGAAALCILFALWIMDNAESGENGITRSLSPFAHFENFNRGMIDTFDLAYFALFIFFFLALSVRWLKLYR, from the coding sequence TTGATTACGATCATTGCCCGGAAGGAACTGGGGGTATTGTTCGGGTCCCCTCTGGCATGGGTAATACTTGCGCTGGCGCAACTGGTATTCGCCTGGTTTTACCTGGCGAATCTTGAAGGCTTCCTGCAGGTTCAACCGCAGCTGGTAAGAATTGCCCATCCCCCCGGAGCAACCGAAGCAATTGCGGCTCCGTTATTCTCCATAGGCGCCGTCGTGCTGCTGATGATAACGCCGCTTTTGACCTCCCGTCTCATTGCTGAGGAGCGCCGCAATCACACTTTACCTTTCCTGATTTCCGCACCTGTTTCAATGACGGAAATTGTCCTGGGAAAGTTTCTCGGCCTGATGATTTTTCTGTCGGCCATCATCGCCCTGATTGTCGCATTGGCGATTTCGCTGCTTGCGGGAGGCAGACTGGATTCCGGCTTGCTGCTGAGCAACATTGCCGGCCTGTGGCTCCTCTCAGCGTGTTTCGTTGCGCTCGGATTATATATCTCCTGCCTCAGCACTCAACCTGCCATCGCAGGAGCAGCAGCGCTCTGCATACTTTTCGCGCTATGGATCATGGATAACGCTGAAAGCGGAGAAAACGGCATAACCCGCAGTTTGTCTCCGTTCGCTCACTTTGAAAATTTCAACCGGGGAATGATCGATACATTCGACCTCGCTTATTTTGCTCTTTTCATTTTCTTTTTTCTGGCCTTATCCGTTCGCTGGCTGAAACTGTACAGGTAG
- a CDS encoding ABC transporter ATP-binding protein, whose product MSAKTEQKTVSAQGLSRHFGARTAVDQVSLELWQGEVLGLLGPNGAGKTTVMRLLTGNLAPSTGRVEICGLDLQKQTLGAKACIGYLPEVPPLYRELTIDEYLRLAVRLRRLARSKTDDAIRKAAERCGLENVRRRLIGSLSKGYQQRAGIAQAIIHDPAVIILDEPTSGLDPNQMRDVRSLIRELGAVRSVIFSTHALSEVESVCDRVQIINHGRQVFEGSVDMIKLEGTRLEEIFTQSTLEKIET is encoded by the coding sequence ATGTCTGCAAAAACAGAACAGAAAACCGTTTCAGCGCAGGGTCTGAGCCGTCATTTCGGCGCTCGCACTGCCGTTGACCAGGTCAGCCTCGAACTGTGGCAAGGGGAAGTGCTTGGCCTCCTCGGACCCAATGGCGCGGGCAAGACGACGGTCATGCGTCTCCTCACCGGGAATCTTGCTCCCAGCACCGGCAGGGTCGAAATCTGCGGCTTGGATTTGCAGAAGCAAACGCTCGGGGCGAAAGCATGTATCGGCTATCTGCCTGAAGTACCCCCCCTCTACCGGGAGCTAACGATAGATGAGTATTTACGACTTGCGGTGAGATTGCGCCGCCTCGCCCGCTCGAAAACGGACGATGCAATCAGGAAGGCCGCGGAACGTTGCGGACTGGAGAATGTGCGCCGGCGGCTGATCGGTTCTCTGTCAAAAGGCTACCAGCAGCGCGCGGGTATCGCCCAGGCTATCATTCACGATCCGGCAGTCATCATTCTCGACGAACCGACCTCGGGGCTGGATCCCAACCAGATGCGCGATGTCCGGTCACTCATCCGTGAACTTGGCGCAGTGAGAAGCGTGATTTTTTCAACGCACGCCTTATCGGAAGTTGAAAGCGTGTGCGATCGTGTGCAGATCATCAATCACGGACGACAGGTATTCGAGGGTTCGGTGGATATGATAAAGCTGGAAGGAACCCGGCTTGAAGAGATATTCACGCAATCCACTCTGGAGAAAATTGAAACTTGA
- a CDS encoding tetratricopeptide repeat protein encodes MSLKVPGALPLLFLAACSHLPAKTPLTAEKPAEKKESEQSRVPSQDLTPSMLFDFLLAETALQRGDTEIGLRTYLKLAKNTQDPRVAQRATEAALQARQPAFALEAAKIWTELDPESIPARQMMAALLVHFDRLDEARPHLEKLLAVAGDKIDDAFMQLNSLLVRSPNKNAIFELVKQLAQPYPDLPEAHFAESQAAWFAERFDIALEEMKKALALRPEWEMAAIYEGRILSRESNARAIEFFDDYLKRYPKANDTRITYARLLLAERDYSKAREQFQKLLTENPDNPDVAIAVGLLSLELQNYDVAESNFKRALELGYRDPGMVRFYLGGISEKKQQIPQALNWYRSVTEGTQFIPAQIKYAILLSRTGKTKEGLHHLQQLPVANDQQRAQVIIAEAQLLRESGAYKKAFQLLSSSLEKLPDSPELLYDRALAAEKIGKADIMEQDLRKLIELRPDHAHAYNALGYGIAEHSSKRLPEALELIEKAIKLSPIDPYIIDSLGWVHYRMGDINQGLSYLRQAFAMNPDPEIAAHLGEVLWVQGMKDEAKEIWQTALKNHPGNEALIGVMKKFMK; translated from the coding sequence ATGAGTCTTAAAGTTCCCGGCGCATTACCGCTGCTCTTTCTTGCCGCCTGTTCACATCTTCCTGCCAAGACTCCTCTCACGGCGGAAAAACCGGCAGAGAAGAAGGAGTCAGAGCAGTCAAGAGTACCCAGTCAGGATTTGACCCCCTCCATGCTGTTCGATTTTTTGCTGGCGGAGACAGCGCTGCAGCGGGGCGACACGGAAATCGGTCTTCGTACCTATCTCAAGCTTGCAAAAAACACTCAGGATCCGCGCGTGGCCCAGCGCGCCACGGAAGCTGCGCTTCAGGCGCGCCAGCCGGCATTCGCCCTGGAAGCGGCAAAAATCTGGACGGAACTCGATCCGGAATCGATTCCAGCCCGTCAGATGATGGCTGCATTGCTGGTGCATTTTGACAGATTAGATGAGGCCCGTCCCCATCTGGAAAAATTGCTGGCGGTTGCGGGAGACAAGATCGATGATGCTTTCATGCAACTGAACAGCCTGCTGGTGCGCAGTCCCAACAAGAATGCAATCTTCGAATTGGTAAAGCAGCTCGCGCAACCTTATCCCGATCTGCCGGAAGCGCATTTTGCCGAGTCCCAGGCTGCATGGTTTGCCGAGCGTTTCGACATCGCTCTGGAAGAGATGAAAAAAGCGCTGGCGCTGAGGCCTGAGTGGGAGATGGCGGCAATTTACGAAGGACGTATTCTGTCGCGCGAATCCAACGCCCGCGCAATCGAATTTTTCGATGATTATCTCAAGCGCTATCCCAAAGCCAACGATACACGCATCACCTATGCACGCTTGCTGCTAGCTGAAAGAGATTATAGCAAAGCCCGCGAGCAGTTCCAGAAGTTGCTGACAGAAAATCCGGATAACCCGGATGTTGCCATTGCCGTCGGCCTGTTATCCCTGGAGCTGCAGAACTACGATGTAGCCGAATCGAATTTCAAAAGAGCGCTGGAGCTGGGTTACCGGGACCCGGGAATGGTGCGCTTTTATCTCGGCGGCATCAGTGAAAAAAAACAGCAGATCCCGCAGGCTTTGAATTGGTACCGCTCGGTTACGGAGGGAACCCAGTTTATCCCGGCACAGATCAAATATGCCATTCTGTTGAGCAGAACCGGCAAAACCAAGGAGGGTCTCCATCATTTGCAGCAACTGCCAGTGGCCAATGACCAGCAGCGTGCGCAGGTGATCATCGCCGAGGCGCAATTGTTGCGCGAGTCCGGCGCTTACAAGAAAGCCTTTCAGCTCCTGAGCAGCAGTCTCGAAAAACTTCCCGATTCCCCCGAACTGCTTTATGACCGCGCCCTGGCTGCGGAGAAAATAGGCAAGGCGGATATCATGGAGCAGGATCTGCGCAAACTGATCGAACTGAGGCCCGACCATGCTCACGCCTACAACGCCCTGGGTTACGGTATTGCCGAGCACTCCAGCAAGCGCCTGCCGGAGGCGCTGGAATTGATCGAGAAGGCGATCAAGCTTTCGCCTATCGATCCGTACATCATCGACAGTCTGGGATGGGTGCATTACCGCATGGGGGACATCAACCAGGGATTGAGCTACCTGCGACAGGCGTTTGCAATGAATCCCGATCCGGAAATTGCTGCTCACCTGGGGGAAGTGTTGTGGGTGCAGGGAATGAAGGACGAAGCGAAAGAGATCTGGCAGACGGCCCTCAAGAATCATCCCGGTAACGAAGCGTTGATTGGCGTGATGAAGAAGTTCATGAAGTAG
- the lolB gene encoding lipoprotein insertase outer membrane protein LolB, translating to MEAKSAGFQLIGRVSVKEGRNGFSGGVQWRHMQDDDQILLLSPVGQAVGQIERSADGVSLITAEQEHYYADNVEELTERVLGWRLPLSGLQYWVQGTNSPDTPSEIDLDMMGRVAAIRQNGWEITYAGYSQAVPAEAPQSEAARARLLTLNRNGLRIRLVIDEWNTVND from the coding sequence ATGGAAGCGAAAAGTGCGGGCTTCCAGCTGATTGGCAGGGTATCGGTGAAAGAGGGCAGAAACGGTTTTTCCGGGGGAGTCCAGTGGCGCCATATGCAGGACGACGATCAAATTCTCCTTCTTTCCCCCGTAGGTCAGGCTGTCGGACAGATTGAGCGCTCAGCCGATGGTGTGTCTCTCATAACTGCCGAGCAGGAACATTATTACGCCGATAATGTGGAAGAACTCACAGAACGGGTATTGGGTTGGCGTTTGCCGCTCTCCGGGTTGCAGTACTGGGTGCAAGGCACGAATTCGCCGGATACGCCGTCCGAAATCGACCTGGATATGATGGGCCGCGTGGCAGCCATTCGTCAGAACGGATGGGAAATCACCTATGCAGGCTACTCGCAGGCGGTACCTGCTGAAGCTCCACAGTCAGAGGCCGCGCGTGCCAGACTGCTGACACTTAACCGTAACGGTCTGCGGATAAGGCTGGTAATAGATGAATGGAATACTGTCAACGACTGA
- the ispE gene encoding 4-(cytidine 5'-diphospho)-2-C-methyl-D-erythritol kinase has product MNGILSTTEVDSQAELSCPAPAKLNLFLHVVGRREDGYHLLQTVFRLVDFADQLHFGLRADGVIKLHTPTPGVPEEQDLCVRAAKLLQRESGTPWGANIFLEKRIPMGGGLGGGSSDAATTLLALNRLWKLGWRRNQLLKLAPELGADVPVFVFSENAFAEGIGEKLLPIALPPAWYLILTPPVHVSTAKVFSSKELTRNTIPIKIPPFSTEQGHNDLEPVVCASYPEVARHLEWLRQLEGARMAAMTGSGACVFAEFATESGARSALGKIPYGMKGFVAQGLDRHPLHDFAEQ; this is encoded by the coding sequence ATGAATGGAATACTGTCAACGACTGAAGTGGATTCGCAGGCGGAACTGAGCTGCCCTGCGCCTGCCAAACTCAATCTGTTCCTGCATGTGGTGGGACGGAGGGAGGATGGGTACCATCTTCTGCAAACCGTTTTCCGCCTGGTGGATTTCGCCGACCAGCTCCATTTCGGGCTGCGGGCGGACGGTGTGATCAAGCTGCATACGCCCACTCCGGGGGTGCCGGAAGAGCAGGATTTGTGCGTGCGCGCAGCAAAACTGCTGCAACGGGAAAGCGGTACTCCCTGGGGGGCCAATATCTTTCTGGAAAAGCGCATCCCGATGGGTGGTGGCCTGGGAGGCGGCAGTTCGGATGCAGCCACGACATTGCTTGCGCTCAACCGCTTGTGGAAGCTGGGCTGGCGCCGGAATCAACTTTTGAAACTGGCCCCGGAACTGGGTGCGGATGTTCCCGTATTCGTTTTCAGTGAAAATGCCTTTGCTGAGGGCATCGGCGAAAAACTCCTGCCGATTGCGTTACCCCCGGCATGGTATCTGATACTCACACCGCCCGTGCATGTCTCAACGGCAAAGGTTTTTTCAAGTAAGGAATTGACACGAAACACGATTCCGATCAAAATACCGCCCTTTTCCACCGAGCAAGGGCATAATGATCTCGAGCCGGTGGTGTGTGCTTCATACCCCGAGGTAGCACGCCACCTCGAGTGGCTGCGGCAGCTCGAAGGTGCAAGGATGGCGGCCATGACGGGTTCCGGCGCGTGCGTTTTTGCCGAGTTTGCGACCGAATCCGGGGCCAGAAGCGCACTGGGGAAGATTCCATACGGTATGAAGGGTTTTGTGGCGCAGGGACTTGATCGCCATCCCTTGCATGATTTTGCAGAACAATAA